One region of Campylobacter concisus genomic DNA includes:
- the crcB gene encoding fluoride efflux transporter CrcB: protein MLANLLFAGLGGFIGAGCRFLAGELLKFSHFPLATLGVNVLGSFIIGVLFCLNLSQSVRVFLVVGVLGGFTTFSSFSLDSVKFLLEGELIKGFLNIFLNLSLCLLASYLGILLGKSL, encoded by the coding sequence CTTGCAAATTTGCTTTTCGCAGGGCTTGGAGGCTTTATCGGAGCTGGATGCAGGTTCTTAGCTGGCGAGCTGCTAAAATTTAGCCACTTCCCACTCGCAACGCTTGGCGTAAATGTGCTTGGCAGCTTCATTATCGGCGTTTTATTTTGCCTAAATTTAAGCCAAAGCGTGAGAGTATTTTTGGTTGTTGGTGTACTTGGTGGCTTTACAACATTTTCAAGCTTTAGCCTTGATAGTGTGAAATTTTTACTAGAAGGCGAACTGATAAAAGGCTTTTTAAATATCTTTTTAAACCTTAGCCTTTGCCTACTTGCAAGCTATCTTGGAATTTTGCTTGGCAAGAGCCTATAA